A portion of the Rhodococcus pseudokoreensis genome contains these proteins:
- a CDS encoding ABC transporter substrate-binding protein has translation MTAAAKVLRVGSALPDPPFEFRDGAAPAGFDVEFTRALARELGLDWSLVPYRGTDFNGIFDALADGEFDCIASGTTVTPDRRERADFCAPYLVSGQSLAVDTSRHPGVRGVDDLRGLTVGVQHGNTSQPIVDRLVAEGRAGAIRVYAYDRIGQALDDLSSGGCDAVMKLAPVLTWMVRDRPHVEVVERGISREEIAVAVRTGDHALRDRIESAQRALAADGTLDRLRSTWLGIGETEGGSA, from the coding sequence ATGACGGCGGCAGCGAAGGTACTGCGGGTGGGTTCGGCCCTGCCCGACCCGCCGTTCGAGTTCCGCGACGGTGCGGCGCCTGCGGGTTTCGACGTCGAGTTCACGCGGGCGCTCGCGCGGGAACTCGGCCTCGACTGGTCGCTCGTCCCGTACCGGGGCACCGACTTCAACGGCATCTTCGACGCACTGGCGGACGGCGAATTCGACTGCATCGCCTCGGGAACCACCGTGACGCCGGATCGGCGGGAGCGCGCCGATTTCTGCGCCCCGTACCTCGTGTCGGGTCAGTCCCTCGCCGTCGACACGTCCCGGCATCCCGGTGTGCGCGGGGTCGACGACCTGCGCGGCCTGACCGTGGGTGTCCAGCACGGCAACACCAGTCAGCCGATCGTCGATCGCCTGGTCGCGGAGGGCCGCGCGGGCGCGATCCGGGTGTATGCCTACGACCGGATCGGCCAGGCCCTCGACGACCTGTCCTCGGGCGGGTGCGACGCCGTCATGAAACTCGCGCCGGTCCTCACCTGGATGGTCCGGGACCGCCCGCACGTCGAGGTGGTCGAACGGGGCATCTCCCGGGAGGAGATCGCCGTCGCCGTCCGCACGGGTGATCACGCGCTGCGCGACCGCATCGAGTCGGCGCAGCGCGCCCTGGC
- a CDS encoding alpha/beta hydrolase — translation MDWLSDLSVITGPLPWILTVIGALGVVWLLAARAPWYRRKAIPICLAVSVVVTVVLYVMVEKVLRPFPDPIEISIYVWIGLGLLAIILLVPRIRAGRTVKAAVVSVLAVIAVLLASATQINLVFDAYPTVGTAFGAEPFDRVQMNDLGSATENVVTGTPLDASWTAPPGMPSEGRVLTASVPGTASGFAARDAEIYLPPAYFANPRPLLPVLVMLAGQPGSPEDWFAGGKLATTMNEFAAKHDGLAPIVVVADGTGSQIANPLCTDSKLGNVATYLAKDVPAWVKSNLQVNPDPKAWAIGGLSYGGTCSLQMATNHPDVYPTFLDISGQEAPTLGDHQRTLDDGFGGDEAAFKKVNPLDLMASNKYPDTAGVFVIGSDDDAYKPGAQKVYQAAKNAGMDVQYVEVPGGHSFAVWSAGLEKELPWLAQRLGLIGS, via the coding sequence GTGGACTGGCTCAGCGACCTCAGCGTGATCACCGGGCCTCTGCCCTGGATCCTCACCGTGATCGGTGCGCTCGGTGTCGTGTGGCTGCTCGCCGCCCGCGCACCGTGGTACCGCAGGAAGGCGATTCCGATCTGCCTGGCCGTGTCGGTGGTCGTCACCGTCGTCCTGTACGTGATGGTCGAGAAGGTTCTCCGGCCGTTCCCCGACCCCATCGAGATCTCCATTTACGTGTGGATCGGTCTGGGGCTCCTGGCGATCATCCTGCTCGTGCCGCGGATCCGCGCCGGCCGGACGGTGAAGGCCGCCGTCGTGTCGGTGCTCGCGGTCATCGCCGTCCTCCTCGCGTCGGCGACGCAGATCAACCTGGTGTTCGACGCCTACCCCACGGTGGGCACGGCATTCGGGGCGGAACCGTTCGACCGGGTCCAGATGAACGACCTCGGCAGCGCCACCGAGAACGTGGTGACGGGAACACCGCTCGACGCGTCGTGGACGGCCCCGCCCGGGATGCCGTCCGAGGGGCGGGTCCTGACGGCGTCCGTTCCCGGGACGGCGTCGGGGTTCGCGGCCCGCGACGCCGAGATCTACCTGCCGCCCGCCTACTTCGCCAATCCGCGCCCGCTGCTGCCCGTGCTCGTGATGCTGGCCGGTCAGCCCGGCTCGCCGGAGGACTGGTTCGCCGGCGGAAAGCTCGCCACGACGATGAACGAGTTCGCCGCGAAACACGACGGGCTGGCCCCGATCGTGGTGGTGGCGGACGGCACCGGTTCGCAGATCGCGAACCCCCTGTGCACCGATTCGAAGCTGGGCAACGTGGCCACGTATCTGGCGAAGGACGTTCCGGCCTGGGTGAAGTCGAACCTGCAGGTGAACCCGGACCCGAAGGCGTGGGCGATCGGCGGCCTGTCCTACGGCGGCACCTGCTCGCTGCAGATGGCCACCAACCATCCCGACGTGTATCCGACGTTCCTCGACATCTCGGGTCAGGAAGCGCCCACCCTCGGCGACCACCAGCGCACCCTCGACGACGGATTCGGCGGTGACGAGGCGGCGTTCAAGAAGGTCAATCCGCTCGACCTGATGGCGTCGAACAAATACCCGGACACGGCCGGGGTCTTCGTGATCGGCAGCGACGACGACGCCTACAAGCCGGGGGCGCAGAAGGTCTATCAGGCTGCGAAGAACGCCGGCATGGACGTGCAGTACGTGGAAGTGCCGGGCGGGCACAGCTTCGCCGTGTGGTCCGCCGGGCTGGAGAAGGAATTGCCCTGGCTGGCACAGCGGTTGGGGCTGATCGGCTCGTAG
- a CDS encoding phosphoribosylanthranilate isomerase codes for MTFIKVCGLRDEASVDLAVRLGVDAVGFVFADSVRRISPDDAAPLVRRVTGHTVAVGVFKGSSVSEVIEVARAAGLGTVQVHDLTSADDVTRLREAGLGVIRAVVAGDTSGDFGADRILVDGAIAGAGVAWDWANQSRPDGEWILAGGLHPDNVRTAVDATGAWGVDVSSGVESSRGVKDAALIEQFVAAVRSGD; via the coding sequence GTGACATTCATCAAGGTGTGCGGTCTGCGTGACGAGGCCTCCGTCGATCTGGCCGTGCGCCTCGGCGTGGACGCCGTGGGTTTCGTGTTCGCCGACAGCGTCCGCCGGATCTCGCCCGACGACGCCGCACCGCTGGTCCGCCGGGTCACCGGCCACACCGTCGCGGTCGGTGTGTTCAAGGGGAGTTCCGTGTCTGAGGTGATCGAGGTCGCCCGCGCGGCAGGTCTCGGCACCGTCCAGGTGCACGACCTGACCTCCGCCGACGACGTCACCCGGTTGCGGGAGGCGGGGCTCGGCGTGATCCGTGCCGTCGTCGCCGGTGACACGTCGGGCGATTTCGGAGCAGACCGCATCCTCGTCGACGGGGCCATCGCCGGGGCCGGCGTGGCCTGGGACTGGGCGAACCAGAGCAGACCCGACGGCGAATGGATCCTCGCCGGCGGGCTTCATCCGGACAACGTGCGGACAGCCGTCGACGCGACCGGCGCGTGGGGTGTCGACGTGTCGAGCGGTGTCGAATCGTCCCGCGGGGTCAAGGATGCGGCGCTGATCGAGCAGTTCGTCGCGGCCGTGCGGTCCGGCGACTGA
- a CDS encoding alpha/beta fold hydrolase encodes MSNVQTDAPHWFTTAVAAPVDIGRVDVAGAEVHYRAWGPTGTPGLVLVHGGAAHSRWWDHVAPMLATGRRVVALDLTGHGDSDRRREYGLERWAEEALAVTKPAGISGAPVLVGHSMGGMVSYVAAQLFGEDLAGVQLIDSPVLARTPEEEEARKQRAFGPKKVYPSREVALERFRFVPPQDTAVPAVLRHVAETSMQEVDGGWSWKFDSSFFSREGSGHLGASDPRCRLAYFRAENGIVTDEMMDSMRSRFGPTAVVVEIPDAGHHVMIDQPLALVVGIRTVLASWDVEDSVAGMPD; translated from the coding sequence ATGAGCAACGTGCAGACGGACGCGCCCCACTGGTTCACCACGGCAGTGGCGGCCCCGGTCGACATCGGCCGCGTGGACGTCGCCGGCGCGGAGGTCCACTACCGCGCGTGGGGTCCGACGGGCACTCCCGGACTCGTGCTCGTCCACGGCGGCGCCGCCCACAGCCGGTGGTGGGACCATGTGGCGCCCATGCTGGCCACGGGCCGCCGCGTCGTCGCGCTCGACCTGACCGGGCACGGTGACAGCGACCGACGCCGGGAATACGGACTGGAACGGTGGGCGGAGGAAGCACTCGCCGTGACCAAACCGGCAGGCATCTCGGGGGCGCCGGTGCTGGTCGGCCACAGCATGGGCGGCATGGTGTCGTACGTGGCCGCGCAACTGTTCGGCGAGGACCTGGCCGGTGTCCAGCTGATCGATTCGCCCGTCCTCGCGCGCACACCGGAAGAGGAAGAAGCGCGGAAGCAGCGGGCCTTCGGTCCGAAGAAGGTCTACCCGTCCCGGGAGGTGGCGCTGGAGCGGTTCCGGTTCGTCCCGCCGCAGGACACCGCGGTGCCCGCGGTCCTGCGCCATGTCGCGGAGACCTCGATGCAGGAGGTGGACGGCGGGTGGTCGTGGAAGTTCGATTCCTCGTTCTTCTCCCGCGAGGGCAGCGGCCATCTGGGCGCATCCGACCCGCGCTGCCGCCTCGCCTACTTCCGTGCCGAGAACGGAATCGTCACCGACGAGATGATGGACAGCATGCGCAGCCGGTTCGGGCCGACCGCGGTGGTCGTCGAGATCCCCGACGCCGGACACCACGTGATGATCGATCAGCCGCTCGCGCTGGTCGTCGGTATCCGGACGGTGCTCGCGTCGTGGGACGTGGAGGATTCCGTGGCCGGGATGCCGGACTGA
- a CDS encoding alpha/beta fold hydrolase: MNRMSELLERDGVRGHLHRPAGDASAGLVLTHGAGSDCDTKLLRALTEGFVERGVVVLRFDLPFRQRRASGPPHPSKAAEDREGIAAAVSVMRELVPVPVWAGGHSYGGRQASMLASERPGLVDALLLLSYPLHPPAKPEKLRTEHLPGLHTPAVVVHGSKDPFATPDEMRSALALIPASTTLVELEGARHDLAPDRFPVVERAVAAMLDLR, encoded by the coding sequence GTGAACCGCATGAGCGAGTTGCTGGAACGCGACGGCGTGCGCGGACATCTCCACCGCCCCGCGGGAGACGCGTCGGCCGGGCTGGTCCTGACGCACGGAGCGGGAAGTGACTGCGACACAAAGCTGTTGCGTGCCTTGACCGAGGGGTTCGTGGAGCGGGGAGTGGTGGTCCTGCGGTTCGACCTCCCGTTCCGTCAGCGCCGCGCGTCGGGCCCGCCGCACCCGTCGAAGGCGGCGGAGGACCGGGAGGGCATCGCGGCCGCGGTGTCCGTGATGCGGGAGTTGGTGCCGGTGCCGGTGTGGGCAGGTGGGCACTCGTACGGCGGGCGTCAGGCGTCCATGCTCGCCTCGGAGCGTCCGGGTCTCGTCGACGCCCTGCTCCTGCTGTCGTACCCGCTGCATCCACCGGCCAAGCCGGAGAAGCTCCGCACCGAACACCTGCCCGGCCTGCACACCCCGGCCGTCGTGGTGCACGGGTCGAAGGACCCGTTCGCGACCCCCGACGAAATGCGGTCGGCACTCGCACTGATTCCCGCTTCGACGACGCTCGTCGAACTCGAGGGCGCGCGGCACGATCTGGCCCCGGACAGGTTCCCGGTGGTCGAACGCGCGGTCGCGGCCATGCTCGACCTTCGGTAG
- a CDS encoding DUF6131 family protein codes for MIVLGIILLVIGLVAGISILTTIGIILLVIGLVLLLLGTTGRAVGGRKYWY; via the coding sequence GTGATCGTTCTCGGAATCATCCTGCTCGTCATCGGCCTCGTCGCGGGGATCTCGATTCTCACGACGATCGGAATCATCCTGCTCGTCATCGGCCTCGTTCTTCTGCTGCTGGGCACGACGGGCCGCGCGGTCGGGGGGCGGAAATACTGGTATTGA
- the couH gene encoding dihydro-p-hydroxycinnamoy-CoA dehydrogenase, protein MSPVALERTIFDADHDAFRDTVRRFAERDVAPFLHEWAAAGQVDRDVYRQAGKLGLLGINVEERFAGGGTDDFRFNAIVIEELCRVGAPAVVMSLAGINDLVTPYLASLANEEQKHRFLTPLCTGEKIGAIAMTEPGAGSDLAAISTTAVVDGDDLVLNGTKIFISNGMLADFVIVVAKTDPAAGKKGMSLLVVEAGMDGFTRNGPLHKVGLSAQDTAELVFDDVHVPRENVLGEPNEGFGYLRHNLPQERLSVAVTSMASMRRTFDKALTYSCDRTAFGRRVADFQANRFYLAELATEIEIAQCFTDRCILDAAHGTLDEVTAAMAKWWITELQQRVVQRAVQLHGGYGYMREYDVAQDYLDCRGGPIYAGTTEIMKEIIGRRLTRS, encoded by the coding sequence ATGTCTCCGGTTGCACTGGAACGGACCATCTTCGACGCCGATCACGACGCGTTCCGGGACACGGTGCGCCGGTTCGCCGAACGCGACGTCGCGCCATTCCTTCACGAATGGGCGGCTGCGGGACAGGTCGACCGGGACGTCTACCGTCAGGCCGGCAAGCTCGGACTCCTCGGGATCAACGTCGAGGAGCGATTCGCCGGCGGCGGAACCGACGACTTCCGGTTCAACGCCATCGTCATCGAAGAACTGTGCCGCGTCGGGGCGCCCGCCGTGGTGATGAGCCTGGCCGGGATCAACGACCTCGTCACGCCCTACCTCGCCTCGCTGGCGAACGAGGAGCAGAAGCACCGATTCCTGACACCCCTGTGCACCGGCGAGAAGATCGGCGCGATCGCCATGACCGAGCCGGGCGCCGGGAGCGACCTGGCCGCGATCTCCACGACCGCCGTCGTCGACGGCGACGACCTCGTCCTGAACGGCACCAAGATCTTCATCAGCAACGGCATGCTCGCCGACTTCGTGATCGTCGTGGCCAAGACGGATCCGGCCGCAGGGAAGAAGGGCATGAGCTTACTGGTGGTCGAGGCCGGAATGGACGGATTCACTCGCAACGGCCCGCTACACAAGGTTGGGCTGAGCGCGCAGGACACCGCCGAGCTCGTGTTCGACGACGTCCACGTCCCCCGCGAGAACGTCCTCGGCGAACCGAACGAGGGCTTCGGCTACCTGCGCCACAATCTGCCCCAGGAGCGCCTCAGCGTGGCCGTCACGTCCATGGCGTCGATGCGACGCACGTTCGACAAGGCCCTGACGTACAGCTGCGACCGCACGGCATTCGGCCGGCGAGTGGCCGACTTCCAGGCCAACCGCTTCTACCTCGCGGAACTCGCCACCGAGATCGAGATCGCACAGTGCTTCACCGACCGCTGCATCCTCGACGCCGCGCACGGCACGCTCGACGAGGTGACCGCGGCGATGGCGAAATGGTGGATCACCGAGCTGCAGCAGCGGGTCGTCCAGCGGGCGGTCCAGCTGCACGGCGGCTACGGATACATGCGCGAGTACGACGTCGCGCAGGACTATCTCGACTGCCGCGGCGGCCCGATCTACGCCGGCACCACCGAGATCATGAAGGAGATCATCGGGCGCAGGCTCACGCGGTCCTGA
- the couT gene encoding p-hydroxycinnamate MFS transporter — protein sequence MTVTATAGTMSATRRKKEVRRVLLSSYLGSTIEFYDFLLYATAASLVFGPVFFAGLDPLAATIASMGTFAAGYVARPLGGIVFGHFGDTVGRKAMLLISMTVMGIASFAIGLIPPPEMIGSWAAVLLVLLRVCQGLAVGGEWGGAALMSLEHAESGKRGFAAAFTNAGAPTGALLGTLALAAVSLLPDEQFLTWGWRIPFLISALMLALGLFVRSKVSESPLFTAALKESAAKETTPPIVTILKRPRAVVVASMSCIASFGMQTAFTTFAITYAVSSGAQRSDALLAFSFCQFCAIFLVLGSARLSDRIGRRPVMLAGLAAMILSVYPLFLLLGTGQFLFIALAFVGYTICHSATYGPMAAFISEQFGTRARYTGASLGYQLATLVGAGFTPVILASLFASSGKSIVPVGLFVIALCVVSAVFLLATKESKDNDLSADAPSA from the coding sequence ATGACGGTCACCGCCACCGCCGGCACCATGTCGGCCACCCGACGCAAGAAGGAAGTTCGCAGGGTGCTCCTGTCGAGCTACCTGGGCAGCACCATCGAGTTCTACGACTTCCTGCTCTACGCCACCGCGGCGTCCCTCGTCTTCGGTCCTGTGTTCTTCGCCGGCCTGGACCCCCTTGCCGCGACCATCGCGTCGATGGGAACGTTCGCCGCCGGCTATGTCGCACGCCCGCTGGGTGGAATCGTCTTCGGCCACTTCGGCGACACGGTCGGCCGGAAGGCGATGCTGCTGATCTCCATGACCGTCATGGGCATCGCCTCGTTCGCGATCGGGCTCATTCCCCCGCCGGAGATGATCGGGTCCTGGGCGGCGGTGCTGCTCGTCCTCCTCCGTGTCTGCCAGGGCCTCGCCGTCGGCGGCGAATGGGGTGGCGCAGCGCTGATGTCACTCGAGCACGCCGAATCCGGCAAGCGCGGGTTCGCCGCGGCGTTCACCAACGCGGGTGCGCCGACCGGTGCACTGCTCGGCACCCTCGCCCTGGCCGCCGTGTCGCTGCTGCCCGACGAGCAGTTCTTGACGTGGGGCTGGCGCATCCCGTTCCTGATCTCGGCACTCATGCTGGCCCTCGGCCTGTTCGTCCGGTCCAAGGTGTCGGAGAGCCCGCTGTTCACGGCGGCGCTGAAGGAATCGGCCGCGAAGGAGACCACCCCGCCCATCGTCACCATCCTGAAGCGGCCCCGCGCGGTCGTCGTGGCGTCGATGAGCTGCATCGCGAGCTTCGGAATGCAGACCGCGTTCACCACTTTCGCCATCACCTACGCCGTGTCGAGCGGCGCCCAGCGATCCGACGCGCTGCTGGCGTTCTCCTTCTGCCAGTTCTGTGCGATCTTCCTGGTCCTCGGATCGGCGCGACTGTCCGACCGGATCGGCCGCAGGCCGGTCATGCTCGCGGGTCTCGCTGCGATGATCCTCAGCGTCTACCCGCTGTTCCTGCTGCTGGGCACGGGACAGTTCCTGTTCATCGCACTCGCCTTCGTCGGGTACACCATCTGCCACTCGGCCACCTACGGGCCGATGGCCGCATTCATCTCCGAGCAGTTCGGTACCCGCGCGCGCTACACCGGCGCGTCGCTCGGATACCAGCTGGCCACGCTCGTCGGCGCGGGATTCACCCCCGTCATCCTGGCGTCTCTGTTCGCGTCGTCCGGCAAGTCGATCGTCCCGGTCGGGCTGTTCGTCATCGCACTGTGCGTGGTCAGCGCCGTCTTCCTTCTCGCGACGAAGGAAAGCAAGGACAACGACCTGAGCGCCGACGCCCCGTCGGCCTGA
- the couL gene encoding p-hydroxycinnamoyl-CoA synthetase, which produces MDNEGIGSWLERRITMTPKNEALVFDGRAVTYEEMALRTRRLAHGLRALGVEKGDCVGFFGFNDPAALEVMFAAGLLGATYLPLNARLTAEEARYVLGDSRCTTVIFGDQQADVAQELAQSESPVTTWIGLGDSWSAHTYEGMRAGQPDSRIDEQVGLDDLSVLMYSSGTTGAPKGVMLSHGNMLWNAMNQLLAQDMTSKERTLSVAPLFHIGGIGGAVTPTLLSGGTVVLLRKFDAGAVLDTIEKERITTFFAVPTMIQELWHHPRFAGADLSSLRAICVAGAPLPEALISPWQERGVAIAQAYGLTETAPSVTMLSGDDVRAKVGSAGKRTFFTDVDVVRPDGSSAEPNEIGEIVAKGPNVMLGYLNQPEATGRTIVNDWLHTGDAGYFDDDGFLFICDRYKDMYISGGENVYPAEVEAALLKLDGIREAAVIGVPHEKWGETGMAFVVAADGTALDEDTVRARLREKLAGFKIPTFIRIAEALPRTATGKIRKPDLRTSAREYLLTSGG; this is translated from the coding sequence ATGGACAACGAAGGTATCGGCTCGTGGCTCGAGCGCCGCATCACCATGACGCCGAAGAACGAGGCACTCGTCTTCGACGGACGAGCCGTCACCTACGAGGAGATGGCCCTGCGGACCCGCCGGCTCGCCCACGGCCTGCGCGCCCTCGGCGTCGAGAAGGGTGACTGCGTAGGCTTCTTCGGGTTCAACGACCCCGCGGCGCTCGAGGTGATGTTCGCCGCTGGGCTGCTCGGCGCCACGTACCTCCCGCTCAACGCCCGCCTCACCGCCGAAGAAGCGCGCTACGTGCTCGGCGATTCCCGCTGCACCACAGTGATCTTCGGCGATCAGCAGGCGGACGTCGCGCAGGAACTGGCGCAGTCGGAGTCCCCGGTCACCACCTGGATCGGGCTGGGCGACTCGTGGTCCGCCCATACCTACGAGGGGATGCGCGCCGGGCAGCCGGACAGCCGGATCGACGAGCAGGTGGGTCTCGACGACCTGTCGGTGCTCATGTACTCGTCGGGCACCACCGGCGCACCGAAGGGCGTCATGCTCAGCCACGGAAACATGCTGTGGAACGCCATGAACCAGCTTCTCGCCCAGGACATGACGTCGAAGGAACGCACGCTGTCGGTGGCGCCGCTGTTCCACATCGGCGGTATCGGCGGGGCCGTCACACCGACGCTGCTGTCCGGGGGCACCGTCGTGCTGCTGCGCAAGTTCGACGCCGGCGCCGTCCTCGACACGATCGAGAAGGAACGCATCACCACGTTCTTCGCTGTCCCCACGATGATTCAGGAACTGTGGCACCACCCCCGGTTCGCGGGCGCCGACCTGTCCAGCCTGCGGGCCATCTGCGTCGCCGGGGCTCCCCTGCCCGAAGCGCTGATCTCGCCGTGGCAGGAACGCGGCGTCGCGATCGCGCAGGCGTACGGTCTGACGGAAACCGCGCCGTCGGTGACCATGCTGTCGGGGGACGACGTCCGCGCGAAGGTCGGATCGGCAGGCAAGCGGACGTTCTTCACCGACGTCGACGTCGTCCGTCCGGACGGGTCGAGCGCCGAACCGAACGAGATCGGTGAGATCGTCGCGAAGGGACCGAACGTGATGCTCGGCTACCTGAACCAGCCCGAGGCGACGGGCCGCACCATCGTGAACGACTGGCTGCACACCGGCGACGCCGGCTACTTCGACGACGACGGTTTCCTCTTCATCTGCGACCGCTACAAGGACATGTACATCTCGGGCGGAGAGAACGTCTACCCCGCCGAGGTCGAGGCGGCGCTGCTGAAGCTGGACGGCATCCGGGAGGCGGCGGTGATCGGCGTCCCGCACGAGAAGTGGGGCGAGACCGGCATGGCGTTCGTCGTCGCCGCCGACGGCACCGCCCTCGACGAGGACACGGTGCGCGCACGGCTGCGAGAGAAGCTCGCGGGGTTCAAGATTCCCACGTTCATCCGGATCGCGGAGGCACTCCCCCGCACCGCCACCGGCAAGATCCGCAAGCCCGACTTGCGAACCTCCGCCCGTGAGTACTTGTTAACGTCCGGCGGTTAA
- a CDS encoding DJ-1/PfpI family protein, producing MKHIGIVLFDGVEELDAVGPWEVLSAWTRMYPDDGYAVFCLSASGGSVQCAKGLVLGAHHSYADAPPLDVLIHPGGQGTRPQLLDDTHLGWVRRQRAEVPLMASVCTGALVYAKAGLLKGRPATTHWASLELLAEIDPSIAVRPDDRFVDDGGVITSAGVSAGIDMALHLVARFAGAERAREVRRYIQYDGFAP from the coding sequence GTGAAGCACATCGGGATCGTGTTGTTCGACGGCGTCGAGGAGTTGGACGCCGTCGGGCCGTGGGAGGTGCTGTCCGCGTGGACGCGGATGTACCCGGACGACGGCTACGCCGTATTCTGCCTGTCCGCATCGGGCGGGAGTGTGCAGTGCGCCAAGGGGCTCGTCCTGGGCGCGCATCATTCCTACGCCGACGCCCCGCCGCTCGACGTCTTGATCCATCCGGGCGGCCAGGGCACGCGGCCACAACTGCTCGACGACACCCATCTCGGCTGGGTCCGCAGACAGCGCGCCGAGGTCCCGTTGATGGCCAGCGTGTGCACGGGTGCCCTGGTCTACGCGAAAGCCGGCCTGCTGAAGGGTAGGCCGGCGACGACGCACTGGGCGTCGCTGGAATTGCTGGCGGAGATCGACCCGAGCATCGCCGTGCGGCCGGACGACCGGTTCGTCGACGACGGCGGCGTTATCACCTCGGCAGGCGTGTCCGCGGGCATCGATATGGCATTGCACCTCGTCGCCCGCTTCGCCGGAGCGGAGCGGGCGCGCGAGGTGCGTCGGTACATTCAATACGATGGCTTCGCCCCGTGA
- a CDS encoding CocE/NonD family hydrolase — translation MTHLPSKATETVKHDVLIENDVEARMRDGVVLRSTVYRPNARGRFPVLLTRTPYGRDLSVNSGYLNPTTVAAGGFVVIMQDVRGRFGSDGDFVPSENEGPDGYDTVQWAAELPYSTGAVGMWGRSYFAETQWRAAQEKPPALRGIAPGISAGGNARSGGLVRGGAVEFGARIGWGHLSAGPAEIAKLSRTDPTRAEREWEAWARIDRAMSEDAFFDALPLRDLAADAPAFFASPIVESLGFSIDHPSRDLWDSASDRSVDLPTLHIGGWYDIFVNSTLDQYFGQLAHSDSGAAPTPYLIVGPWSHTNFSGLGGSVVFGSPANQAVLDSGQDLSSVHAQWYAAVLGDEEPDLPRVRIFVMGENRWRTYDRFPEPTRTADLFLAPGGSLAAEAERTEGRVDYDYDPADPVPTVGGATMMPGTCAPGALEQSRVESRDDVLVFTGEALTEPLTVIGRVSATLFASSSAVDTDFVVRLCRVTADGTSITLTDGMVRARYRDSYRTPGAYTSAEPSLLEPGEVYEYAIDLWSTAVTFQPGERIRVQVTSSNHPRWDRNLNTGESAYESDEFVVAHQVVHTGARYPSRVSLPVVH, via the coding sequence ATGACCCATCTCCCGTCGAAAGCGACCGAAACCGTGAAACACGATGTACTGATCGAGAACGACGTCGAGGCGAGAATGCGGGACGGCGTCGTCCTCCGCTCGACCGTCTACCGCCCGAATGCACGCGGCCGCTTCCCGGTGCTGCTCACCCGCACCCCGTACGGCCGCGACCTGTCCGTCAACTCCGGTTACCTCAACCCCACGACGGTCGCGGCAGGCGGATTCGTGGTGATCATGCAGGACGTCCGCGGCCGGTTCGGGTCCGACGGCGACTTCGTGCCGTCCGAGAACGAAGGTCCGGACGGCTACGACACCGTGCAGTGGGCCGCCGAACTGCCGTACTCGACCGGAGCCGTCGGCATGTGGGGACGGTCCTACTTCGCCGAAACACAGTGGCGCGCAGCCCAGGAGAAACCGCCCGCCCTGCGCGGCATCGCCCCGGGAATCTCGGCAGGCGGCAACGCGCGGTCCGGCGGGCTCGTGCGCGGGGGCGCGGTCGAATTCGGCGCCCGGATCGGGTGGGGGCACCTGTCGGCCGGACCGGCCGAGATCGCGAAACTGTCCCGGACGGATCCGACACGTGCAGAACGGGAATGGGAGGCGTGGGCGCGGATCGATCGGGCGATGTCCGAGGACGCGTTCTTCGACGCCCTGCCCCTGCGCGACCTGGCGGCCGACGCCCCCGCGTTCTTCGCGTCGCCGATCGTCGAATCGCTCGGATTCTCGATCGACCACCCCAGCCGTGATCTGTGGGACAGCGCCAGCGACCGGTCCGTCGACCTTCCCACGCTGCACATCGGCGGGTGGTACGACATCTTCGTCAACAGCACCCTCGACCAGTATTTCGGCCAACTCGCCCACAGCGATTCCGGTGCGGCCCCCACGCCGTACCTGATCGTGGGTCCGTGGAGTCACACCAACTTCTCCGGGCTCGGCGGGTCGGTGGTGTTCGGCAGTCCCGCCAACCAGGCGGTGCTCGACTCGGGTCAGGACCTGTCGTCGGTGCACGCGCAGTGGTACGCGGCGGTTCTCGGCGACGAGGAACCCGACCTGCCGCGGGTGCGGATCTTCGTGATGGGGGAAAACCGGTGGCGGACATACGACCGCTTCCCGGAGCCCACCCGCACCGCGGACCTGTTCCTCGCCCCCGGCGGAAGCCTTGCCGCGGAAGCGGAGCGGACGGAAGGACGCGTCGACTACGACTACGACCCGGCGGATCCGGTGCCGACGGTCGGTGGGGCGACGATGATGCCGGGAACGTGCGCACCCGGCGCCCTGGAACAGAGCCGGGTCGAATCCCGCGACGACGTCCTCGTGTTCACCGGCGAGGCCCTCACCGAACCGCTGACCGTGATCGGCCGGGTGTCCGCGACACTGTTCGCGTCGTCCAGTGCCGTCGACACCGACTTCGTCGTCAGGCTGTGCCGGGTCACGGCGGACGGCACGTCGATCACGCTCACCGACGGCATGGTGCGCGCCCGGTACCGCGACTCCTACCGGACCCCGGGGGCGTACACGTCCGCCGAGCCGAGCCTGCTCGAGCCGGGGGAGGTGTACGAGTACGCGATCGACCTGTGGTCGACGGCCGTCACGTTCCAGCCGGGTGAGCGCATCCGCGTCCAGGTGACGTCCAGCAACCACCCCCGCTGGGACCGCAACCTCAACACCGGTGAATCCGCCTACGAATCAGACGAATTCGTGGTCGCCCATCAGGTCGTGCACACCGGCGCGCGGTACCCGAGCCGGGTGTCGCTGCCGGTCGTGCACTGA